In Nitrosophilus labii, the following proteins share a genomic window:
- a CDS encoding ArnT family glycosyltransferase, producing MGKILRYKDFLLALAIFLSFFATLSFAPLFDLDEGAFSEATREMLQNGNFITTYLNGELRFDKPILIYWLQAISVKIFGLNEFAFRLPSAIAATFWALGIYWFARRYFEEQTAFLATFLMITSLQITIIAKAAIADALLNMFIAYSMFFVYLYLDKKDKKYLYLAFGAIGFGVLTKGPVAILIPLAVTFIYLLIKKDLKLFFKTVFNPIGLIIFSAIALPWYILEYMDQGMKFIEGFFLKHNISRFKTSFEGHGGSLFYYVPVVLAGILPYTTLFLKAISKVKTWFRNDLYLFFGIWFLFVFLFFSFSGTKLPHYVIYGYTPLFFIMAIYLKDIKNDLLYMLPALILFLILLFLPEIALAIKDNVKDEFAKEIIKESPIYFTLTYRLFFGFSILFLISLSFNKHFDKITKSVLLGFLSVIAINFFVIPTYGKIAQLPIKEAALIAKKYDYDVVMYKLNTPSFILYSEKFVKKRAPKSGDIVLTKITALKNIENYKIIYKKNGIALIKVEK from the coding sequence ATGGGTAAAATTTTAAGATATAAAGATTTTTTGCTAGCTCTGGCCATATTTTTGAGTTTTTTTGCAACGCTTTCTTTCGCTCCGCTTTTTGATCTAGACGAAGGAGCTTTCAGCGAAGCAACTAGAGAGATGCTACAAAACGGTAACTTCATCACAACTTACTTAAACGGGGAGCTGAGATTTGACAAACCTATTCTAATCTACTGGCTACAAGCTATAAGCGTTAAGATATTTGGACTAAATGAGTTTGCTTTCAGACTCCCTTCAGCAATAGCAGCAACTTTTTGGGCACTTGGGATCTACTGGTTTGCAAGAAGATATTTTGAGGAACAAACTGCGTTTTTGGCAACTTTTTTGATGATAACCTCTTTACAGATTACCATTATCGCAAAAGCGGCCATCGCCGATGCACTTTTAAATATGTTCATAGCCTACTCTATGTTTTTTGTCTATCTCTATCTCGATAAAAAAGATAAAAAATATCTCTATCTAGCTTTTGGTGCCATAGGTTTTGGAGTTTTGACAAAAGGACCTGTAGCTATCTTGATACCTCTTGCGGTAACTTTTATCTATCTTTTAATAAAAAAAGATCTAAAACTCTTTTTTAAAACCGTTTTCAATCCCATTGGACTAATTATATTTTCAGCTATAGCCCTACCATGGTACATTTTAGAATATATGGATCAGGGAATGAAGTTTATCGAAGGATTTTTTCTAAAACACAATATCTCCCGTTTCAAAACATCTTTTGAAGGACACGGGGGTTCACTTTTTTATTACGTTCCGGTAGTGCTAGCGGGTATTTTACCCTACACGACTCTCTTTTTAAAAGCGATATCAAAAGTAAAAACATGGTTTAGAAACGATCTTTATCTTTTTTTTGGAATATGGTTTTTATTCGTTTTTCTTTTCTTCTCCTTTTCCGGAACCAAACTCCCTCATTATGTGATCTACGGGTATACACCGCTCTTTTTTATAATGGCAATCTATCTTAAAGATATCAAAAACGACCTTTTATATATGCTTCCAGCTCTGATTCTCTTTTTAATACTTCTTTTCTTACCGGAAATCGCACTTGCTATTAAAGATAACGTAAAAGACGAGTTTGCAAAAGAGATCATTAAAGAATCACCAATCTATTTTACGCTGACATATAGGCTGTTTTTCGGTTTTTCTATCCTTTTTTTGATATCTCTTAGCTTTAATAAACATTTTGATAAAATTACAAAATCGGTATTACTCGGTTTTTTGTCTGTTATAGCCATAAACTTTTTCGTAATACCTACATACGGCAAAATAGCTCAGCTTCCTATAAAAGAAGCTGCACTAATAGCTAAAAAATATGATTACGACGTAGTTATGTATAAACTAAATACGCCAAGTTTCATTCTCTATAGTGAAAAATTTGTAAAAAAAAGAGCACCGAAATCTGGCGATATAGTTTTGACTAAAATAACCGCATTAAAAAATATAGAAAATTACAAAATTATTTATAAAAAGAACGGAATTGCTTTAATAAAGGTAGAAAAATGA
- a CDS encoding phosphatase PAP2 family protein yields the protein MRYLVLFLAILTIIVSIFFFDKDIAIFFEKNRDLRDFFEIVTFFGRAELYLIPSLLVYLIYRKKELIKRYAFFVFSSVALSGVVVNILKIIFARYRPKMLFSENLYGFSWFDVGYNVASFPSGHTTIAFAAMVSLSFVWPKFRYIFLSLATLIGFSRIVLDAHYLSDVLAGALLGSITSYIIYKKLFRNNHG from the coding sequence ATGAGATATTTAGTACTTTTTTTAGCCATTTTAACGATTATTGTATCTATTTTCTTTTTTGATAAAGATATAGCAATATTTTTTGAAAAGAATAGAGATTTAAGAGATTTTTTCGAGATCGTCACTTTTTTTGGAAGAGCTGAACTATACTTAATTCCCTCTTTATTAGTTTACCTAATATACCGCAAAAAAGAGCTTATAAAAAGATACGCTTTTTTTGTTTTTTCAAGCGTTGCCTTATCCGGAGTAGTAGTAAATATTTTGAAAATCATCTTTGCAAGATATCGTCCAAAGATGCTCTTTAGCGAAAACCTATACGGCTTTAGCTGGTTTGACGTGGGATACAACGTAGCTTCATTTCCTTCAGGTCATACCACGATAGCATTTGCCGCTATGGTATCTCTTTCTTTTGTCTGGCCAAAATTCAGATATATTTTCTTATCTTTAGCAACGCTTATTGGATTTAGCCGAATTGTTTTAGATGCCCATTACCTCAGCGATGTTTTGGCGGGAGCTCTTCTTGGGAGTATTACTTCTTATATAATTTATAAAAAACTTTTCAGGAATAATCATGGGTAA
- a CDS encoding lysylphosphatidylglycerol synthase transmembrane domain-containing protein has product MKKSIKTAVKIAISFILLFFVLSNIDTKKLVSILKEVDFFWLILAFIAFNISKIVSSIRLNYYFKDLNIELTQIENLRLYYVGMFYNLFLPGGIGGDGYKIYLLRKKFQTPVISLVNATLIDRISGLVALLFLCAILFFFSSFTKLFEQLGFLALICALLAYPIFLYLHKKLFKNFLTYLKETTILGFIVQALQLICAYFIIKALPQTPPIIDFLTLFLISSVVAVLPLTVGGVGARELTFLYGLKLIGQDPASGVAFSFIFFLITLISSSIGIFFIHKPLIKSD; this is encoded by the coding sequence TTGAAAAAGAGTATAAAAACAGCCGTTAAAATTGCCATATCTTTTATTTTACTATTTTTCGTCCTATCAAACATAGACACTAAAAAACTTGTATCTATCTTAAAAGAGGTAGATTTTTTTTGGCTTATTTTAGCTTTTATAGCTTTTAACATATCAAAGATTGTAAGCTCTATTAGGCTAAATTACTACTTTAAAGATCTAAATATAGAGTTAACGCAGATAGAGAACCTAAGACTATATTACGTAGGAATGTTTTACAATCTCTTTTTGCCTGGAGGCATAGGCGGAGACGGATATAAGATATATCTTTTGAGAAAAAAATTTCAAACTCCAGTGATATCTTTGGTAAATGCAACATTAATAGATCGTATTAGTGGACTAGTAGCACTTCTCTTTCTATGCGCAATACTCTTTTTTTTTAGCTCATTTACAAAACTTTTCGAACAGTTAGGTTTTTTAGCTCTTATATGCGCTCTTTTAGCATATCCAATATTTTTATATCTTCACAAAAAACTTTTTAAAAATTTTCTTACTTATCTAAAAGAGACTACTATTTTAGGGTTTATAGTTCAGGCACTGCAGTTAATATGTGCATACTTTATCATCAAAGCCCTACCCCAAACCCCTCCTATAATCGACTTTTTAACTCTTTTTCTTATCTCCTCGGTCGTAGCCGTTTTACCTCTTACCGTAGGCGGAGTGGGAGCAAGGGAGCTCACTTTTCTCTACGGTCTTAAACTAATTGGCCAAGATCCGGCTAGCGGAGTGGCATTTTCTTTTATATTTTTTTTGATAACACTTATATCTTCCTCAATCGGAATATTTTTTATACATAAACCGTTGATAAAATCAGATTGA
- a CDS encoding phosphatase PAP2 family protein, translated as MEIKKFDIFMIILFLLTGVLFLIYPQIDIKISSYFYKDSAGFYLANTTFAKLIYKATIILTASFSIALLVLFIADTVFKKEFLGVKKKVIAYLLIILILGPGLIVNMIFKNNWGRARPVQIEQFGGEKKFTPPFIKTDQCEKNCSFTSGHAAAAFFFIALVPLFRDKKTKILAALAAISWGVIVGFVRILQGGHFLSDVIFSAFFVYFTARVVYYFIFERKR; from the coding sequence GTGGAGATAAAAAAGTTTGATATTTTTATGATAATTCTTTTTTTATTAACAGGAGTTCTTTTTTTGATATATCCGCAAATAGATATAAAAATTAGTTCATATTTTTATAAAGATAGTGCCGGATTTTATCTTGCCAATACTACTTTTGCAAAATTAATCTATAAAGCAACCATAATCTTAACGGCAAGTTTTTCCATCGCTCTTTTGGTTTTGTTTATTGCCGATACTGTTTTTAAAAAAGAGTTTTTGGGAGTTAAAAAAAAGGTTATCGCTTATCTTCTTATAATCCTTATATTGGGTCCAGGTCTCATTGTAAATATGATTTTCAAAAACAACTGGGGTAGAGCCAGACCCGTACAAATAGAGCAGTTTGGCGGAGAAAAAAAGTTTACGCCTCCTTTTATAAAAACAGACCAATGCGAAAAAAACTGCTCATTTACCAGCGGACACGCAGCCGCCGCATTCTTTTTTATTGCTTTAGTGCCTCTTTTTAGAGATAAAAAAACCAAGATTTTAGCCGCTTTAGCCGCAATCTCATGGGGAGTCATTGTAGGTTTTGTGAGAATTTTACAAGGGGGACATTTTTTAAGCGATGTGATATTTAGTGCCTTTTTTGTCTATTTTACAGCAAGAGTAGTTTACTATTTTATATTTGAGAGAAAAAGATGA
- a CDS encoding phosphate-starvation-inducible PsiE family protein, whose translation MKKLKDYFEVLVASFIFAAILITKSDFYNTVIVLLEFIVIIEVIQMIFIFFKKQRVKIRYMVDTSIIYSIRELLIAFIHQNIDHIRVTVLLSIIFALFLLRYLSIKITYTVTSQNQP comes from the coding sequence ATGAAAAAACTAAAAGATTATTTTGAAGTACTAGTTGCAAGTTTTATTTTTGCCGCTATACTCATTACAAAAAGTGATTTTTACAACACTGTTATAGTGCTTTTGGAATTTATAGTTATCATCGAAGTTATTCAGATGATATTTATTTTTTTTAAAAAGCAAAGAGTAAAAATACGATATATGGTAGACACCTCTATCATCTACTCCATAAGAGAACTTCTTATAGCGTTCATCCACCAAAATATTGACCATATAAGAGTTACGGTTTTACTATCTATAATTTTTGCTCTTTTTTTGCTGAGATATCTCTCAATTAAAATCACTTATACCGTAACTTCACAAAATCAGCCATAA
- the truA gene encoding tRNA pseudouridine(38-40) synthase TruA, translated as MRVKSIIAYDGSRFFGFQSQKHTQKTVANTLQKALKSLQIHSKITASGRTDTGVHATAQVIHFDLPTYWSDLEKLRLHLNKRLFPSIRIKKIMIVSEDFHARYSAKRRAYRYILSEQEPNPFESNYVTFVKNIDFEKIKEAITLFEGRYDFKYFQKSGSDVKSSVREIYKAKLYKYKNYKIFYFEANGFLRSQIRMMVDFLLKIGKGEMGQKELKEQLLCKKKYSTSLAPPYGLYLCKVIYN; from the coding sequence ATGAGAGTCAAATCTATAATAGCTTATGATGGAAGCAGATTTTTCGGATTTCAATCTCAAAAACATACCCAAAAAACAGTAGCCAATACTTTACAAAAGGCGTTAAAGAGTCTGCAAATCCATTCAAAAATCACAGCAAGTGGCAGAACCGATACGGGAGTTCACGCTACGGCGCAGGTGATCCATTTTGACTTGCCCACTTACTGGAGTGACCTAGAGAAACTAAGACTCCATCTAAACAAAAGACTCTTCCCTTCCATCAGAATCAAAAAAATAATGATAGTCTCAGAAGATTTTCACGCAAGATACAGTGCAAAAAGAAGAGCTTACAGATATATCTTAAGTGAACAAGAGCCAAACCCTTTTGAGTCTAATTATGTCACATTTGTTAAAAATATTGATTTCGAAAAGATAAAAGAAGCAATCACTCTCTTTGAGGGGAGATATGATTTTAAATATTTCCAAAAAAGCGGCAGTGATGTAAAAAGCAGTGTAAGAGAAATATATAAAGCGAAACTTTATAAATATAAAAATTACAAAATTTTCTACTTTGAAGCAAACGGTTTTTTAAGAAGCCAGATAAGAATGATGGTAGATTTTTTGCTTAAAATCGGAAAAGGCGAAATGGGTCAAAAAGAGCTAAAAGAACAGCTTTTATGCAAAAAGAAATACTCTACCTCTTTAGCTCCTCCTTACGGATTATATCTTTGTAAAGTTATTTACAATTAA
- a CDS encoding amidohydrolase family protein produces MVIKNAKIVDIHGTYESDVLVKNKKIEKIGNNLKDDEIYDANGAYLLPGLVDLNVKFCDDKVNVQNIRKLSKDALNGGVTTVVLNPDLNPALDNEIILEFIKSENEFKNFCEILPMIKATMGDDSQSMSEIAILLKKGAVAPFFYSDIDSFLICRIFEYAKMYNVPLHCRARNASIKSVGVMHEGEISSRLGLGGINEMEEVSEVAKIIEFAKYYDVEVVFKSLSVSRSIELIKKAKEEGIRVYAEVSIHHLLKTDKECEGYNTTAKIDPPLRDEKNHQKLLKHLKEGDIDFLTSLHSPKSTVQKDISFDEAAFGVDAIGDYLQTLYKTLVESKILTFSQLLKLICQNPAKILGKENGEIKEGFEDSLILFNKKEVKKIL; encoded by the coding sequence ATGGTAATAAAAAATGCCAAGATAGTAGATATACATGGTACTTATGAAAGTGATGTTTTAGTAAAAAATAAAAAAATAGAAAAAATTGGCAATAATCTAAAAGATGATGAGATTTATGATGCAAACGGCGCTTATTTGCTACCTGGACTTGTTGATCTGAATGTAAAATTTTGTGATGACAAAGTTAACGTTCAAAATATAAGGAAATTATCAAAAGATGCATTAAATGGTGGGGTTACAACCGTTGTTTTAAATCCAGATTTAAATCCCGCTCTAGATAATGAGATAATCTTGGAGTTTATCAAATCTGAAAACGAATTCAAGAATTTTTGTGAAATATTGCCTATGATAAAAGCGACTATGGGAGATGATTCTCAAAGTATGTCCGAAATTGCCATACTTTTGAAGAAGGGGGCTGTTGCACCGTTTTTCTACTCGGATATAGACTCTTTTTTGATATGCAGAATTTTTGAGTATGCAAAAATGTATAATGTTCCTCTTCATTGCAGGGCAAGAAATGCTTCTATAAAAAGTGTAGGGGTAATGCACGAAGGAGAGATCTCTTCAAGATTGGGGCTCGGCGGTATAAACGAGATGGAAGAGGTAAGCGAGGTTGCCAAAATTATAGAATTTGCTAAATATTACGATGTTGAGGTAGTCTTTAAATCTTTATCGGTTTCAAGAAGTATAGAGCTTATTAAAAAAGCAAAAGAGGAGGGAATCAGAGTTTATGCGGAAGTATCTATTCATCATCTTCTAAAAACTGACAAAGAGTGTGAAGGATATAATACGACTGCAAAAATCGATCCTCCTTTGAGAGATGAAAAAAACCACCAAAAACTTCTAAAACATCTAAAAGAGGGAGATATAGACTTTTTAACATCTCTTCACTCTCCAAAATCCACCGTTCAAAAAGATATAAGTTTCGATGAGGCGGCTTTTGGGGTTGATGCCATAGGAGATTATCTTCAAACTCTTTATAAAACTTTAGTTGAAAGTAAAATTCTTACTTTTTCACAACTTTTAAAACTTATATGTCAAAATCCGGCAAAAATTTTAGGTAAAGAAAATGGTGAAATTAAAGAAGGGTTTGAAGATAGTTTGATACTTTTTAACAAAAAAGAGGTAAAAAAGATTCTTTGA
- a CDS encoding ArnT family glycosyltransferase, with protein sequence MSEKSRFSALIAVISVITLYRFLVLYSSNIDLYMDEAYYWGWSRSFDLGYYSKPPMIAWVIALFTSVCGDSEICVKLPALIFYPITTLIIYFIAKELFDEKIAFWSGAVFITLPAVSLSSMIISTDVVLLLFWSLTLLLFIKALKTNKDIYWITAGFSAGFGLLSKYTMIIFVISVFLYIIFSKENRKFLKNPKLYMTMILAALVYMPNLIWNYRHHFVSFLHTKEISEIDRDLFHFDKMFEFLGAQFGVFGPIFFAVLLFLIFKPFIKDDRFRLLYSFTLPFLGIITLQSFLSRAFANWAAPTYIAATILVAAYLIYKNRVSVLKVGIAVNIVLALVVYHYHALANILNIELTSKNDPYKRVLGWSKLANEVSKVLNEYPKAKLLTDDREIMAQLIYYIKPHPFDAGFWNPHRKLRNHYDLTIDLNGYRGEDFIFVTKRSSIPDVISRFEESKKIGTIKIRLYKDYVRVYHIFYLQGFKGY encoded by the coding sequence TTGAGCGAAAAAAGCAGATTTAGCGCACTAATAGCAGTAATATCGGTTATAACTCTATATAGATTTTTAGTTCTTTACTCTTCAAATATCGATCTATATATGGACGAAGCCTATTATTGGGGATGGTCTAGAAGTTTCGATTTGGGCTACTACTCAAAACCTCCTATGATCGCCTGGGTTATAGCTCTTTTTACCTCTGTATGCGGTGATAGCGAAATATGTGTAAAACTGCCCGCGCTTATTTTTTATCCTATCACTACTCTTATAATTTACTTTATCGCAAAAGAGCTATTTGACGAAAAGATCGCCTTTTGGAGTGGCGCCGTCTTTATAACCCTACCGGCAGTCTCGCTCTCTTCGATGATCATCTCTACAGACGTTGTTTTACTTCTTTTTTGGTCTTTGACCCTTTTACTCTTTATAAAAGCTTTAAAAACCAACAAAGATATATACTGGATAACAGCTGGTTTTAGTGCGGGTTTTGGTCTTCTTAGCAAATATACAATGATTATTTTCGTTATCAGTGTATTTTTATATATTATTTTTTCCAAAGAAAATAGAAAATTTTTGAAAAATCCAAAACTCTATATGACTATGATTTTGGCAGCCCTTGTTTATATGCCAAATCTCATCTGGAACTACAGACACCATTTTGTAAGTTTTTTGCATACAAAAGAGATAAGCGAGATAGATAGAGATCTTTTTCATTTCGATAAGATGTTTGAGTTTTTAGGAGCGCAATTTGGAGTTTTTGGGCCTATCTTCTTTGCAGTTTTGCTGTTTTTGATTTTCAAACCTTTCATAAAAGATGATAGGTTTAGACTCTTATACTCTTTTACGTTACCTTTTTTAGGTATTATCACTTTGCAAAGCTTTTTAAGCCGTGCCTTTGCCAACTGGGCGGCTCCCACATATATAGCGGCTACAATACTGGTTGCGGCATATCTTATCTATAAAAATAGAGTCTCAGTTTTAAAGGTAGGTATCGCCGTAAACATAGTTTTGGCTCTTGTAGTCTATCATTATCATGCTCTTGCAAACATTTTAAATATCGAACTCACCTCCAAAAATGATCCCTATAAAAGAGTTCTTGGATGGAGCAAACTTGCAAACGAAGTATCTAAAGTCTTAAATGAGTATCCTAAGGCAAAGCTGCTCACAGATGATAGAGAGATTATGGCTCAGCTTATCTACTACATAAAACCTCATCCTTTTGATGCAGGTTTTTGGAATCCTCATAGAAAACTTAGAAACCATTACGATCTAACTATTGATCTAAACGGATATAGAGGAGAAGATTTTATATTTGTTACTAAAAGATCATCTATACCGGACGTTATTTCAAGATTTGAAGAATCAAAAAAAATAGGAACAATTAAAATAAGACTTTATAAAGACTATGTAAGAGTGTATCATATCTTTTATCTTCAAGGGTTTAAAGGGTATTAG
- a CDS encoding LptF/LptG family permease has protein sequence MVRLAKYLNRNFSTMFFSLFLPLFSIASLIFFVKIVSITSVIKVNFFELIQLYLYVLPQILFYTIPIAFFASAVMTLSKLSYDYEMVVIFSLGIKPNKIAHIFGKTALLTTLTLLILSIGIIPQAKQMYKGFIIYKKAEAVFNIKPSEFGQKFGDWLLFIGGKKGENRFEDVILYNQKVMNKENFIVAKEALIVSNKEGLKFVLKNGRGYTYEKEKLTEIEFDMMTLNDLSVIQGKRYKNVIEYWFESVSNKTRAFDLSIFTLVSLFPAISVFFILAFGIINPRYEKNRTYLWIIATIVSFYTLSFVLSKQFPFYAILFILPLWIITGYILYFKRVKKRY, from the coding sequence ATGGTTAGACTCGCAAAATATCTCAATAGAAACTTTTCAACTATGTTTTTCTCTCTATTTTTACCGCTATTTTCCATAGCTTCACTTATTTTTTTCGTTAAAATAGTCTCCATAACTTCCGTTATAAAAGTAAACTTTTTTGAGCTTATTCAACTATATCTATACGTATTGCCACAAATTCTCTTTTATACCATTCCAATAGCCTTTTTCGCATCCGCTGTTATGACTCTTTCCAAACTCTCTTACGATTATGAAATGGTAGTTATCTTCAGCCTAGGAATAAAACCGAACAAAATAGCCCATATTTTTGGAAAAACGGCTCTTTTAACAACCTTGACGCTGCTTATATTATCTATAGGAATCATACCTCAGGCTAAACAGATGTATAAAGGATTTATTATTTATAAAAAAGCGGAAGCGGTATTTAACATAAAACCTAGCGAATTTGGTCAAAAATTCGGAGACTGGCTGCTTTTTATAGGAGGGAAAAAAGGAGAAAACAGATTTGAAGATGTGATTTTATACAACCAAAAGGTTATGAACAAAGAGAACTTTATCGTTGCAAAAGAGGCATTGATAGTATCAAATAAAGAGGGTTTAAAATTTGTCCTGAAAAACGGTCGAGGATACACTTACGAAAAAGAAAAATTAACCGAAATCGAATTTGATATGATGACACTGAACGATTTAAGCGTTATCCAGGGAAAAAGATATAAAAACGTTATAGAGTATTGGTTTGAAAGTGTTTCAAACAAAACCAGAGCTTTTGATCTGAGTATATTTACACTTGTTTCTCTATTTCCAGCCATTTCGGTCTTTTTTATTTTAGCCTTTGGCATAATCAACCCCAGATATGAAAAAAATAGAACATACCTTTGGATAATAGCTACTATTGTCTCTTTTTATACTCTATCTTTTGTTCTTTCAAAACAGTTTCCATTTTACGCTATCTTGTTCATATTGCCTTTATGGATAATAACGGGGTATATTTTATATTTTAAAAGAGTCAAAAAGAGGTATTAA
- a CDS encoding glycosyltransferase family 2 protein, whose protein sequence is MKKLSVVIPVMNEEENIKPLFKALREALEGIDYELIFVDDGSSDKTVEKIKEEADERCKLIVFNRNFGQTTAMAAGIDAAEGELIATIDGDLQNDPRDIPIMMEKLEKEGWDVVAGIRAKRQDGLVLRKIPSKIANWIIRKSTGVYISDYGCTLKLFKKDVAKNLGLYGELHRFIPVLAELYGAKMTEMPVRHHPRIHGVSKYGIGRTFKVISDLMLMLFFQKYATKPMHLFGTLGFGMFGVGMLINFYLFILKLFGSDIGGRPLLLLGIMLTLGGIQLITTGFLAEIMMRTYYESQNKKPYVIKEIFIGKNSR, encoded by the coding sequence ATGAAAAAACTCTCTGTTGTTATTCCGGTAATGAACGAAGAAGAAAATATCAAGCCCCTTTTTAAAGCTTTAAGAGAGGCGCTTGAAGGAATCGATTATGAACTTATCTTCGTTGATGACGGCTCTAGTGACAAAACGGTAGAAAAAATAAAAGAAGAAGCAGACGAAAGATGTAAACTGATAGTCTTTAACAGAAACTTTGGTCAAACTACGGCAATGGCAGCAGGAATTGATGCGGCAGAAGGAGAGCTTATAGCCACTATTGACGGAGATTTGCAAAACGATCCTAGAGATATCCCTATAATGATGGAAAAACTAGAAAAAGAAGGCTGGGACGTCGTCGCCGGGATCAGAGCAAAAAGACAAGATGGGCTTGTTCTTAGAAAAATCCCAAGCAAAATAGCAAACTGGATCATTAGAAAATCAACAGGCGTATATATAAGTGATTACGGCTGTACTTTGAAACTTTTTAAAAAAGATGTGGCTAAAAATCTAGGTCTTTACGGTGAACTACATAGATTTATCCCAGTTTTAGCCGAACTTTACGGAGCCAAAATGACTGAAATGCCAGTACGTCACCATCCAAGAATTCATGGTGTAAGTAAATACGGCATAGGAAGAACATTTAAAGTTATAAGTGATCTAATGCTTATGCTTTTTTTCCAAAAATACGCAACAAAACCTATGCACCTTTTTGGAACTTTAGGTTTTGGTATGTTTGGTGTGGGAATGCTTATAAACTTTTATCTTTTTATATTGAAACTTTTTGGAAGCGATATAGGCGGAAGGCCTCTTTTGCTTCTTGGAATAATGCTAACATTGGGGGGTATCCAGCTTATAACCACTGGATTTTTAGCTGAAATTATGATGAGAACATACTATGAGTCTCAAAATAAAAAACCGTATGTTATAAAAGAGATTTTCATAGGGAAAAATAGTCGTTAA
- the amrB gene encoding AmmeMemoRadiSam system protein B has protein sequence MIREASVAGAFYPGRCNDIEEMIGNFNVILDRALSDSDVWNIEPKAIISPHAGYIYSGFTANIVYRVLANSNPKRVVVIGPSHRVYLNGISGSFFDSYETPCGDLKIDKEYLTYLSSLFDIAFVKEAHNEHSTEVQMPFIKHYMGNASVIELVYGDLDPLTLSKICIEVLSDPNNAIVISTDLSHYYSLKEAQKIDRFCLKGVNDLDIDMLHQGCEACGKIGVEAIILAAKTLGLKPRILDYRTSADASGDETTVVGYMSAVFL, from the coding sequence ATGATTAGAGAGGCAAGCGTAGCCGGAGCTTTTTATCCAGGTAGATGTAACGATATAGAAGAAATGATAGGAAATTTTAACGTAATTTTAGATAGAGCGTTAAGTGATAGCGACGTTTGGAACATTGAGCCAAAAGCTATAATCTCTCCTCACGCAGGATATATTTATAGCGGTTTTACGGCAAATATCGTCTATAGAGTTCTTGCCAACTCTAACCCAAAGAGAGTTGTAGTGATAGGTCCAAGCCACAGAGTTTATCTAAACGGCATAAGTGGAAGTTTTTTCGATAGTTATGAGACTCCATGCGGAGATTTAAAGATCGACAAAGAGTATCTAACATATCTTTCCTCCCTGTTTGATATAGCTTTTGTCAAAGAGGCTCACAATGAGCACAGTACCGAAGTTCAGATGCCGTTTATTAAGCACTATATGGGTAACGCAAGTGTAATAGAGCTGGTTTATGGAGATTTAGATCCTCTAACTCTATCTAAAATCTGTATAGAGGTTTTAAGCGATCCAAATAACGCTATCGTAATCAGCACAGATCTAAGCCACTACTACTCTTTAAAAGAGGCTCAAAAGATAGATAGGTTCTGTTTAAAAGGGGTAAACGACTTAGATATCGATATGCTTCATCAAGGTTGCGAGGCTTGCGGAAAGATTGGGGTAGAAGCGATCATATTGGCCGCTAAAACACTCGGTCTCAAACCTAGAATACTCGATTATAGAACCAGTGCGGATGCAAGCGGCGATGAAACTACGGTAGTCGGATATATGAGCGCTGTTTTTTTGTAA